The Lactuca sativa cultivar Salinas chromosome 2, Lsat_Salinas_v11, whole genome shotgun sequence genome includes the window ATGCAAACCCGTTCATTTGTGTGTTAGATTTATGGCGCTTCAAAATTTGTCACCCTTAAAGAAAGGATAGAGAGCTAGAGACGGGTTTTAACGAACATTATATCCCCTtgctttttataagtgttaaaattTGTGTCGGCGACGAACTATAATCACTTGCTAATCAATCACAATATGCTTGAAAATCTATAGTTATATTTTGTAGGAGATCCGTACCTAATAGCAACGGATTATTTAAGTTATGTCTGTAAGTAAAAGTCCCTTTTGTGGAAGTGTTTcttccaaataaaaaaaaaaaatagaacgaAAGTTAGCAATGGTTGAATGCAATTATCATTGGTTGAATGTAGTCGTAAGGAGCATTTGTCCCTTACCCCCTCATCATTCATCAGTTTAGCTCACGCAAACATATACACCGTACCTTCTAGCTTATATTTGTGCAAACTTTAATTACTTTGAAAGTCATGTAAATCTCAATTATCTAAAATATTTGATGATATTACATCACCTACATCATTAACATATTAAGTATGTACATTAATTGATAGGATGCCTAACATTTCATATGTTAGAACTCATGActttatagatatgtataagaattgaTGGGATGCCTAACAATGTTGTTTACCTTTTATAAAAACAATTCATCTCTTTGTTTTCATTTTCTATTTTTAGCCTATCAGCTTAATCTTTTTAGCCTATCATTAAATTGATGAACTTACTATGATTAAATTGGAAAAGAAGATAAAACAATTAGCAAAATACATGAACACAATTCCCTTATTACTTGCTTCAAAATTCCGAAATGGAAGACCAGTGAAAACCGAAATACATCTTGTGTACCAAATTTAGCACAAAAATTAAGCATTTAAATCTTTTACAGAAATAATTATTTATCATTTGAAAgcctttaaaaaaaataaaaaaaaataaaaaaaagatttgtgatcCAACCAGAGGAGAGAAGCTTCTAGTTGACGACATCAAGAACAAGCTTGCGGGACTTCAAAACAGACCACCTCAAACGCCTGTAATAAGCTGCTTGAAGCAAAGCCAAAGACAGTACAAATATCCACTTGAATCCCATCTGCATCACCAAAACCACACATTTTaataagataataataataaaaataatttgttgGTTTTGAAGGATTTGTAGTTTTTTACCAGTTTCCTTTCTTCCATTTCTGGTTCTGCAGCCCAACTCAAAAACGAGACAACATCTTTTCCCATCTACAAAAATATAGGAAATAGtgtaaattacagaaatggtccctgtggtttggtgaAAAGAGCAGGTTCAGTCCATTTTCAAACCTGGGCCTCTGTTGCAGGAGTGCCATCTTCATATTCAACAGCACCATCATTAAGCATTTTAGGCATAGCAATAGCTCCACCAGGGAAGTAAGGATTATAATGCAAACCTTCACGAATCTGGAGGTATAAAATTGTAAAATTTTCAACAatcacaatttaaaaaaaaaaaacaaaaaaacaaaaaaaaagagagagagagagagagagagagagagagagagaaagattcaCAACTCACAGTAACACCAGCTGGAGGATCACGGTAACCAGTCAGAAGCGCAAACACATAGTTCTGTCCGTTATGGCGAGCctgaaattttttaaaaagaGTTAATTACACATATGACCCCTTTGCTTTCTGATTTTTACTGTTTCGGTCCAAAACTGTAACATTTTTCAAATTTGGTCCttataacaaggttttcatattgaATATTGATGCATGTATCATCAAATTTAACAGCCCGTTTGTGAGTAATATAAAATAACCCTTTTGCCCTTAAAAGCTGAAACATGAAAGAAGAACACACAAACAAAATCAGTGGAAGGAAGAGGGTACTTTGGTAATAAGGCTGAGATCTGGAGGGTAGGCTCCACCATTAGCAAACCTAGCAGCCTGTTCGTTTGCATAAGGTTGAGGGAAGCGATCACTGAGTTTGCCAGGGCGTGTGAACATTTCCCCTTCATCATTTGGACCATCTTCCACTTCAATTTCAGCAGCCATTGCTTTTGTTTCCTCCTCTGTGTATGCAACTCCCACCAAGTCACGATATGAAATCAGTGACATCGAGTGACACGATGCACATACTTGCGTGTACACCTGGTGACCA containing:
- the LOC111889246 gene encoding cytochrome c1-2, heme protein, mitochondrial; translated protein: MAGGRGIYHLLRGRLHSHSAAPPALSSLILRKDQNDTGSAGVKSLRAIALLGAGVSGILSFTTIASADEAEHGLESPSYPWPHQGILSSYDHASIRRGHQVYTQVCASCHSMSLISYRDLVGVAYTEEETKAMAAEIEVEDGPNDEGEMFTRPGKLSDRFPQPYANEQAARFANGGAYPPDLSLITKARHNGQNYVFALLTGYRDPPAGVTIREGLHYNPYFPGGAIAMPKMLNDGAVEYEDGTPATEAQMGKDVVSFLSWAAEPEMEERKLMGFKWIFVLSLALLQAAYYRRLRWSVLKSRKLVLDVVN